The Thermasporomyces composti region TAAGCTGCTGGTCGGCGGCGTAGGGAAATCTCCAGAGAAGAATCAGCTTACCATTCGCGGTGGTGAGTCTCGACGCGAGCTCGTAACCCAAGGCGGGGTCGACCCAGTGGAAGGCATCACACGACCAAATTTCGTCCAGCGATCCAGCTTCTACGTCATCGTCGACCTCTTCGAACTTCACCGGTAAGATACGAAGAGAGCCTCGGGAAACATACTCGGAGAGCAGTGAAGCAAGGATTCCTCGAAACGTAGCATCAGGTTCGAGTGCGGTCAGGTGTTGCGGCTGCCTCACCAAAGCTCTTGTTAACTGACCAGTCCCGGCACCGATTTCTAGGACTCGACTAAATCGAGCCGAAATACCTTCACCATGAGCACGCGTTCGAATGTATTCGACTTCCGCAGAAGAAACTTGGAAGCGTCCCGTTTGATAGTCATCGGCAAGTCGACCAAAACTAAGCGCACCGCTCCGGTTCGTATTAGCGCGCATACTTTTTCAATGTCCTTTCATTCCATGACGCGCCTGAAACAATTCTACCACACGCTGGACGCGTCCTGAAATCGCCGATGCCCTCCTTGCCATTAGCCACTCCCGCTTCTTGCGCGCATTAACCCAACCGGGAGGACGCTCCTCATCTCCGATCATTAGCAAGTATTCGTCACGGTTGAGCTCTCGCGCGGTGTGCTTGAGCATGGCGTAAACCAGGCAAGGTAATTCGGCGATACGACCTAGCTGATGAATTAGGGACCACAGGGCGGGTGTAGGCAAGTCAAAATCACATAAAAGACCAGCCATCAATTCGATTGGACTACCAACACAATCACCATGGAGTGTCAATGCGCTGACAAAGACGAGGTGCTTGCCGTGCAATAGCCGGAGGTGTCTACAGGCGGCGTTACTGGGCATGGCTGTATACGACATCGCCAATTTTGTTGAAGGGACTAAGGATGCTACTTGGCGAACTAACACTTCGAAATTGACGGAAGGAGAAGCTTGCGCAATCCGTTGCAGTAACATGTTCGCCGCTTTCCAGTAATCGTCCGGAAGTACCTGAAAGCTTATTGCCCGGTTATGACGCTTTGTAATAACTTGAATCAAATGGTCGAAGTTCAGCGTCTTCGAAAAATCACTCTCCTTTACCGGTGTAGGCAAGTACGGCTCCATGGCAAAGTCGCCGACGAGTTCAATACCAAGTCCTGACACTTTGGCGTCGTTGCGCGCTTGTGTGCGAGCCAGCCTACTGCTACCTACGTACCTTACTACTTTAGTCGCCGTGGTGGACTTATCTGTCCACAATAGTGGAAAGGGGCGAGGCTTGCCGCTAAGGCTCGAAGCTTCCGTTACAAGAGCACTCGTTGACCCAGTGGTACGCTGCATCGAGTCAAATTGACCTCGCCTTTCCCATAGATCGCCACCTACCTCGCCTGCTGCACCGACAAGAGCAAAGTCGAAACCTTGCTCGCTGAGGAGGTGTTTTACGACATCTTTTTGGAATTCGGCGAGACAGATCGCGCCTACTAATGCATTGCGAGGACGTTGAGCCTGAATTGCGAGCCGTAGAGCTCCTGCTGTCTGCCCAGAACCGATCAAGTCATCAACGACCAAAATTAGGTCAGCAGAACCTACTCTTGCGATCTCGATAAACGTGTAATCTTGCGGAAGTGTAATACGCTTAAGCCCGGTCCACTCGCCGCGAATCGGGTGTCCTCGCACTGGTCTATAACGACGGATGTAGTCAGTGGTATGGTAGTGAGGTCGGCTTGTGGACGGTGTCCGGAAGTGGTCTCGAGTCACGGGTTACGTGATCTTGCTTCATTAGGAAAAAAGATATAGGCTATCCATCCGGATGCATTATCGCGATGACGGAGAAAGGGGCGACTAGGTCTGAGGGACCGAGGGAACGGTTAGGTAGCTAGACATCGGAAAGGGGAATGGGAAAGCGCGTCCAATATCGGGCGCCAAGCCCCTAGAGCTCAATGAGTTCTTTGCCACGTGACGTACGACTACTCCTTCTTGGCCAGACCGGTGCGTCGCTTGGTGCTGCAGTTGCTTGGTTCGCTATACCGATTTTGGTGTTTGGGATAACTCATTCTCCTGTGAAGGCAGGTCTAGTAGGAACAATTTTTTATGTAACGCAACTGATCACTGCGGCGCTAGCTGGGCCTGCGGTCGACCGGCTCGACCGTAAACGGATCATGGTCATCAGTCAAGTGATACAGGGCGTTGTTTATGGTGCAGCTAGCTTTGTGATAGTGTTTAAGCCGTCCTATGTTTTGTTCGTTGTGCTTGCATGCATCGGCGGCGTTTGCACGGCTGTATATATTACCGCTGAAAATGCAGTACTGCCAAGGTTGGCGGATTCGATTCAACTGCCGAAAGCTCTTACACTGAGTAATGCTCGACATTCCTTCGCCTCCCTTTCAGGAGGGCCGACAGGCGGCGTGCTACTTAGTGCGTCAACTTGGCTTCCGTTATTCGCGAACTTTATTGGAAGCATAATTGGCGCCGTTACGGCAGGGCTCATCCGAAAGTCGGGCGGTACAAAAAGTGTGCGCATCAAGCCCTGGACAGTAACAGAGACTTTCGACGGATTCACAAACATCATTAGAACCCCGCCGATACGCTCCTATGCTATTGTGTCAAGTTTAAACAGTCTCGGCGGAGGTGCTATAGTTATCACGCTTCCTATTTATTGGGCCGATAAGGGATTGGATGCCGAAGTCATTGGTATTTTCACATTTACATTCGCTTCCGCTGGACTCGTTGGCGCAGTACTTGCAGCGCCCATCGTTGCCAAATTTCGGCCGTTTTTCGCGCTAACATTTGGTCTTGCTGTTTGGTCAACGGCGTCGGTGGTCGCTTGCCTTGATGTGTCAGACTACGTTGTCGTGACTGTTTTCTGCGCGGCTAGTCTTGTGACACCCGTGATGACGACGCCGATGACTGCGTGGATAGCGCGAAGTGTTCCCGATCACTTGCTGGGGAGAACGCAGTCAGCTCTATGGGTGTTGATCCGTTTGCTGGGAGCGGCGGCGCCCGGCGCAGGTGGTTGGCTGCTGGCTCAGAGCCGGGGAGCATCGGCGGCTTTCATTCCGTTCGCAATTGTCCAGATTGTAGTGCTTTTGTGCTGCCTGACAAGTAGGCATTTAAGGTCGATTCCGTCATCAGCACCTCAAGTGGCCGGAAGGTTTCAACCCAGTCCATAGCGGAGGAAAGCATGTACGCTGAATCGCTTCAACGTGCCTCAGTGGTCAATATTCTTTCTGCCATCGCGATTGGCAAATGTCCAAATGAATCTGATCTCAGAGCTGTACCTTGGAGTGACCTGGCTGATTGTCTTGAGTATCACGGAGTGCTTGGTCGAGTTGCAAATATTTTGGAGACGTGGCCTAAGTGGCCAGAGCGGAGATTGTTCGAAAGTGAAGTTCGACGTCGCATAATGAATCATCGCGCTCGGACGGTGGCGCAGGTTGAACGAGTGCGATCGCTGTTTCGGGGTCATCCTATTTCGCCTGTCGTTATTAAAGGCCCTACGACGGCGGCGCTTTTCGACACGGCGTACAGAATGAGGTGGAGCACTGATATCGATCTTTTTGTGGTTGATGCGACGTTGAAACAAATGGTTCATAATGCAGAAGTTCAGATGGTGGAGTCGAAATCTGAGCACGAGTTCGGTCTGCTTCGGGCAGGAGACACTATTTTCGATTTGCATCGTTATTATCCAGCTTTTTCGTACAGAAAGGACGTCGAAGGTCCTGTCAGTCACGGCGACGTGTTTTCGTGTCTGTGTAAAGATACTGCGATGTATCGGCGCACGATTGATTCGGAGGTGGTAATGGATTCTGCAGTGTGCGTCACCTCAGGCTGGGCAGAAGGTGTGCGATTTGTGCATCCTTCGATCGCCGCTGTTATTGCAGCGTGTCATTTGTTCAATAGTAGCCAATATGCGGCATCGTTCCCTCGAATTAGACTATCTGAGATCTTGGATTATCTTGAGTTGAGAAGACACTCAGATTTCGATAATCAGCTTTTCGATTCAATTGTAGAAAAAACACAGGCTCACGATGCAATTCAATTCCTGGAGCGATTTGTTGAGGAAATTTTGACATCTTGCGGATCACGCGAGTCGTGTGGTTTTCTTCAGGATCTGTGGCCGGGTCTCGCAATGGACGGATTTGTTTTTCGAATTGGATCGAAATCCTATTGGCAAAACTTGCTTTGCCGTCATGTTGAGATGGATTCCATTCTTGCGGCAACGGGGAGTACCGAACTTCAGTCATGTGAAGGTAAGCCGCAGTGGGCGCAGGTTAGGCCGTGTCGGCTTGGATGGCGTGAAGGGCAGATTGCGTCTCATGTGATCGGTGATGGAGCCGATCTAGATGTCTCGGTGTCGGCTGTACGCCACGATAACGGCTTGCGGATATACATGGCTGCGTGCCCGGCTAGTTTCGATGGAGCGGCGTTTCTCGTACTGCTGGGGAATTTGTATTTTGAGGTTCTATATGAGAATGGGGAGTGTTATATTAATGCTCAACGACAGTGGAAAGCCTGGCTGCAGGAGGATTATGAGCTTCGTGTTACAGATACTCGGCGTGGCGGACTGGAGTTCACACTAAATATTCCATGGCCGATAGTTTTAAGTGTCACCTCAGGTAGAATGATTCCCGGGCTTTTAGGTGCTAGAACTTGGCCGACGACCAGTACGGCGCGAAGTGGTCATTTGTTTGGCATACGTATCAAACTTTAGAATTCGATCTTTTGAAGTAATGTAAGTACGTCGAGTGAGGTGGAGATTTGCAAGGCAGGGTGAGCAGCTCCTGGCCACCATCTCGGTCACCGGACCGAGCGTCCGTTTCGATCTGGCGGCGATGGACGCGATCCTGCCCGACCTGCTAAGGCCGCCCACCAGGTCACGGTTGAGGTCGGCGGAACGTCCCCGCGCCTGTCGTCACAGCCGCACGGCTCGACCTCCCGCTAGGACTCCGGTCGTAGGACTCCGGTAGGACGACGGCTGCGCCCATCTCCGGGGGTCGTCTCGCCATCCGGTGTGGTAGGTGTGGGAGCGGTGCCGACTGAGGCACCGTGAGACGTGGCCAGTCAAGGGACCCCAGCGATGTGGCCTGTCTGGCCTGAAGCGATCCAAGGGATGGGAACGGTTGCACACGACCGAACACGGCTCCGCGCCTAGCTCATCATCATCGACCACACCGGCGATCTCCCACGCGGCGTCCTCACCCACGCTGCTCGCGTGGCTCCGCTCGAGGCCCCTCGCGGTCACCAACGCCACCTACGCGTTGCTGTACGCCGTCGACGGTGCGCTCCTTCCTTTCTTGAGTGTGTTCCTGGCGTACGAGCACGGTTTCAGCGCCAGCCAGATCGGCATGGTGTTGGCCGCGTCCAGCGTCGCTGGTCTCATGGCGCCGCCGATTCTCACCATGCTCGCCGACCGCCACGGACGAGCCGAGCTGCTGTTCATCTGGGTCCTCGTCGCCTCGGCGGCGACCCTGCTCGTCTTCTCCGTGGTCGAGGGCTACTGGTGGCTGCTCGTCGTCTACACCGCTTTCTGCCTCGCCCGTGAGCCCTCGAGGCCACTCCTGGACGGCATCTTCTTCGCTGCGCAACGCAGGATTCCCGCACTCGCCGATGTGAGCTATCACCGGGTGCGGATCTGGGGGACCGTCGGCTACATGATCCCCGGCATCCTCCTCTACATCTCTCTCACCGACGACAGCTCCCTTGACGTGCTGCCGGTCATCGCGTGCGGATTGGCTCTCCTCGGAATCGTCGTGGCGTGGTTCCTGCCCACCCGGCACGTTGGCCGCACGGCCGGTTCACCGCCCAGCGGCTCCGGCACGGACCAAGCGGTCCGGTCCCGGTCACGTGCGGGCCATGGCGGAGGGACGTCGCTGTCTGAGGTGGTGCGAGTCGCGGGCCGGTTGCTCCGGCGGCCGACGACGGTGACGTTCCTCGCCTCGATGTTCCTGCTCCAGGTCGGCCAGTCGGTGTACTTCGCCTTCTACCCCCTGTTGGCCACCGACGTCGTCGGGCTCGCGCCGCGCTGGCTCGGGCTCGTGACGAATGTCGGGGTGATCATCGAGCTCGCCTACATGGCTGGCTACGGATGGCTCGTCCGGCGGCTGGGGTGGCGCTGGCTGATGGTGCTCGGCTCGCTGGCCGCGGTGGCACGGTTCGCCTTGCTCGCCGCGTCCCCCTCGGTCGCTGTCATCGTGGGGACGCAGGTCGTCCACGGCTTGGTGATCATCGGCACGATGGTGGCCGGCCGGGTGATCCTGGACATGCAGGCGCCCGACGAGATCCGGCACACCGCGCAAGGCATCTACGCCATCGTGCTGGGCGGAGGACGGATGGCCGGCGCCGCGGCGGGAGGCCTGGTCGCGGCCGCGTCGTTGGCCGCGGTGTTCTGGTGGGCGGCCGCCGTCGGGCTGCTGGCCGCGCTCGGCATGGCCTGGGCACTCCGGGACGAACCCAAGCCGGTCTGACGATGGTCCGGGACGCCGTTGCCGGCGCCGACCACGGGCTGCGTGGGGCAAGAATGGTCGCGTGACGACGGAGTACGCCAGCACCGGCGATCCTCGCCGTGGCATCGAGCTGCTGTGGGGACTCCGGGAGCCCGCTCGCAAGGGACCCAAGCCCCGGCTGAGCGTCGAGCGGATCGCTCGGGCGGCGATCGAGATCGCGGACGCGGAGGGCCTGGCGGCGTTGTCGATGCGGCGGGTCGCTGAGCGGCTCGGCGTCACCGCGATGTCGCTCTACACCTACGTGCCCAGCAAGGCAGAGCTGCTCGACGTCATGCTCGACACGGTCTACGCCGAGGTGACCGGGCGCGGCGACGGCGACGACGAAGGAGGGTGGCGGGCCAAGCTCGCGCGGGTGGCTCGCGAGAACTGGGCTCTCTACCGTCGCCATCCCTGGCTGTTGCAGGTGTCGACGAGACGGCCGGTGCTGGGCCCCAACCTCATCGCCAAGTACGACCGCGAGCTCTCCGCCGTCGACGGCATCGGATTGACCGATGTCGAGATGGACTTGGTGGTGTCCCTCGTCTCCGACTACGTCCATGGTGCCGTGCGTGGGGCGGTGCAGGCGGACGCGCTCGTCGAGCGCACCGGGATGACCGACGAGGAGTGGTGGCGACGGGCCGGTCCGATCCTCGCCGAGGTGCTGGAGCCGGAGCGCTACCCGCTCGCCGCTCGCGTGGGCGCCGCGGCCGGCGCGGAGTACGGCGCGGCGTCGGATCCGGAGCGGTCGTTCGAGTTCGGCTTGAGCATCCTCCTCGACGGCATCGAGACGCTCCTGCGCGCCAAGTCGGCGACGACCGCCGGTCATGACTCCGGCGCCGGAACCGACGCCACGTCCTGACCCCTCGGCGACTAGACCCTCGGCGGCTAGACCTTCGCCGGTGTGGTCGCCTCGGGGCGTGACGGCTCGTCGGCGCTCAGCGCCTCGAGGATGGAGTCCACCGGTTCGACACGTTCCCGGCGCGTCAGCAGACCGACCAGTCCTGCCGCGCCGTACAGCACGAGCGACACCAGGACCGGGTAGGTCGTGATCTGCGCGGTGCTCAGCTCGAGCGCGTACTTGACCACGACGAAGGTCGCCAAGCCACCGCCGATCGACAAGAACGCGCTCACCTGCCCTGCGCGCCGGAACAGCGGCAGCATGCCGAACAGCATTGGGATCGCCATGGGACCGACGAGCCCGCCGAACCATTCGAGGATGAGCGTGAGCACGCCGCCGAAGCGGTCGGCGTTGAGCGCGATCAGCACCGTCGAGACGCTGAACCCCACCGTGACCAGCCGAGCGGCCAGGAGGCGCACCCGGGGGTTGGCGGTCGCCAACCGGGGTGAGAGAGCCGGCAGGACGTCCCTGGTGATGACCGACGAGATGGCGTTGGACTCCGACGTCGTCATGGCCATCGTGTGCGCGAACACCGACGCGAGGACGAGGCCGACCAGGCCCGCAGGAAGGTACTCGCGGGCCATCAACGCGTAGACCTCGTTGGGGTTCTCCACGTCCGGCAGGAGCAGGGGAGCGGCCCACATGGGGAAGAACAGCACCAGCGGCCAGAGGAGGTAGATCACCGACGACAAGAAGGCCGCCTTGCGCGCCTCAGATCCCTGCGGGGAGGACATGAAGCGCTGCGCCAGGTTCCAGGTACCGCCCGAGTAACTGAGGAAGTTGATGACGAGGTACGGGAGGACGTAGGAGAGCGGGTACTCATCGGGGAACGGGTTCGTGCGGTCGGCCGGCAGCCGGTCCCAGATCCCCACGATGGCGGAGAGGCCGCCCAGCTCGCCCAGGACGACGACCAGCAAGGCGACGCCCGCGACGAACTGGACGACGAACTGCGTCAAGTCCGTGGCCACGTCGGCCCACATCCCGCCGATGGCGGAGTAGAAGATGCCGATGGCGCCGCAGATGACGATCGCCCACGGCAACGGGATGCCGGAGAGCACGGACAGCACGATGCCCATGCCGGCGAACTTCGTGGCGTTGGAGACCAGGTTGAGCGCCGTGCCCGCCCAGGCCAGCGTCTGCTGCGTCGGCTTGCCGTATCGCTGCGCCAGGTACTCCAACGGCGACTCGAACCCGTACCGCTGTCGCAGCCGCGCCCAGCGGGGTGCGATGAAGAGCGCGCCGAGGAAGGTGCCGAACGCGATGCCGAAGGCCCACCAGATGTAGATGGTGATGCCGTAGGCGTACGCGACCCCGGCGAACGCGGTGAACACGACCGCGCTGTAGCCGGACATGTGGTGGGAGATGCCGAGCAGCCACCAGGGCATCCGCCCGCCCGCGACGTAGAAGTCCCGTGTCGTGGCGACCTTCCGCTTCGACCAGACCCCGATGCCGATCATCAGCAGGAAGTAGAGCGCGAGCGCGGTGTGGTCGAGTGGGTGCACGGTCCCTCCTCCAGGCCGACTGACGACCGGCGGAGTCCCGGCACCCGTGGCCGACGGCACCGGCACCCGCCGGGCGGCGTGGTCCGCGCCGACGGAACGCGCACGCCGACGCCGGATCTGCAACCGGTTGCAGATGGCCCGGCAGACTGCCGTGCGAGGGAGGCCGCGGTCAAGAAGCCCGACGTGCCGATGTCGGTCACGCGGTGCGTGTGCGTGGGGAGGGGCCGTCGAGGGCAGCGGCGCCCTCGGCAGGCCGTCAGGCCCGTGGTGACCTTCGCCGTCAGGCCCGTGGTGACCTTCGCCGTCGGGCCTGCGGCGTACTTCGCTGTCAGGCCTGCGGTGTGCTCAGCGCGCGGAGGCGAGAGAGCTGGGGGAACAGGCTCCGCAGGGTCGGGTAGAGCTCGGCGTAGACGCGCGCCGCCTCGCGGTACACCGCACCTCGAGCGGCGTCGGGGTAGCGGACGTGCGCGACGCGCGTCATCCGCCCGGTCGCCTCCTCGACGCTCTTGACACCCTCGAGGCCGACCGCCGCGGCGGCGAGGATCGCGGCGCCCAGCGCCGTCGTCTCGACCTCGGCGGCGACCGCCACGGGCCGTTCGAGGACGTCGGCGAGGAGCTGGGTGAACAGCCGCGACCGAGACGCGCCGCCCATGGCGACGAGGCTGACAACGCTCTGGCCGGTCGACTGTTCGATGAGGGAGAGGCTGAGCCGCTCCTCGTACGCCAGGCCCTCGAGCACCGCCCGGTACATCTCGGGTCGGCCGTGCTCGTCGGTGAGGCCGACGAACGCCGCCCGCGCGTCGGCGTCCCAGTACGGCGTCTCGGCGCTCGTGAGGTAGGGGAGGAAGAGCAGCCCACGGGCGCCGATCGGCACCTCGGCGGCCATCCGCTCCAGTCGCTCCTCCCGGTCGTCGCCGGTCAGTCCGGACAGCGC contains the following coding sequences:
- a CDS encoding class I SAM-dependent methyltransferase, translated to MRANTNRSGALSFGRLADDYQTGRFQVSSAEVEYIRTRAHGEGISARFSRVLEIGAGTGQLTRALVRQPQHLTALEPDATFRGILASLLSEYVSRGSLRILPVKFEEVDDDVEAGSLDEIWSCDAFHWVDPALGYELASRLTTANGKLILLWRFPYAADQQLRRALNSIFHDLSPDLVRDDDFVDQLQLLCAEGRTEMSSSGYFRPSVHWWMDRIVPMSPERFASLQLSLGHIANMTPCERQQLRSAILGVVGESSVEVRLLMYVVVGAKT
- a CDS encoding TetR/AcrR family transcriptional regulator, with the translated sequence MTTEYASTGDPRRGIELLWGLREPARKGPKPRLSVERIARAAIEIADAEGLAALSMRRVAERLGVTAMSLYTYVPSKAELLDVMLDTVYAEVTGRGDGDDEGGWRAKLARVARENWALYRRHPWLLQVSTRRPVLGPNLIAKYDRELSAVDGIGLTDVEMDLVVSLVSDYVHGAVRGAVQADALVERTGMTDEEWWRRAGPILAEVLEPERYPLAARVGAAAGAEYGAASDPERSFEFGLSILLDGIETLLRAKSATTAGHDSGAGTDATS
- a CDS encoding MFS transporter, producing MHTTEHGSAPSSSSSTTPAISHAASSPTLLAWLRSRPLAVTNATYALLYAVDGALLPFLSVFLAYEHGFSASQIGMVLAASSVAGLMAPPILTMLADRHGRAELLFIWVLVASAATLLVFSVVEGYWWLLVVYTAFCLAREPSRPLLDGIFFAAQRRIPALADVSYHRVRIWGTVGYMIPGILLYISLTDDSSLDVLPVIACGLALLGIVVAWFLPTRHVGRTAGSPPSGSGTDQAVRSRSRAGHGGGTSLSEVVRVAGRLLRRPTTVTFLASMFLLQVGQSVYFAFYPLLATDVVGLAPRWLGLVTNVGVIIELAYMAGYGWLVRRLGWRWLMVLGSLAAVARFALLAASPSVAVIVGTQVVHGLVIIGTMVAGRVILDMQAPDEIRHTAQGIYAIVLGGGRMAGAAAGGLVAAASLAAVFWWAAAVGLLAALGMAWALRDEPKPV
- a CDS encoding MFS transporter, yielding MSSLPRDVRLLLLGQTGASLGAAVAWFAIPILVFGITHSPVKAGLVGTIFYVTQLITAALAGPAVDRLDRKRIMVISQVIQGVVYGAASFVIVFKPSYVLFVVLACIGGVCTAVYITAENAVLPRLADSIQLPKALTLSNARHSFASLSGGPTGGVLLSASTWLPLFANFIGSIIGAVTAGLIRKSGGTKSVRIKPWTVTETFDGFTNIIRTPPIRSYAIVSSLNSLGGGAIVITLPIYWADKGLDAEVIGIFTFTFASAGLVGAVLAAPIVAKFRPFFALTFGLAVWSTASVVACLDVSDYVVVTVFCAASLVTPVMTTPMTAWIARSVPDHLLGRTQSALWVLIRLLGAAAPGAGGWLLAQSRGASAAFIPFAIVQIVVLLCCLTSRHLRSIPSSAPQVAGRFQPSP
- a CDS encoding nucleotidyltransferase family protein, with translation MYAESLQRASVVNILSAIAIGKCPNESDLRAVPWSDLADCLEYHGVLGRVANILETWPKWPERRLFESEVRRRIMNHRARTVAQVERVRSLFRGHPISPVVIKGPTTAALFDTAYRMRWSTDIDLFVVDATLKQMVHNAEVQMVESKSEHEFGLLRAGDTIFDLHRYYPAFSYRKDVEGPVSHGDVFSCLCKDTAMYRRTIDSEVVMDSAVCVTSGWAEGVRFVHPSIAAVIAACHLFNSSQYAASFPRIRLSEILDYLELRRHSDFDNQLFDSIVEKTQAHDAIQFLERFVEEILTSCGSRESCGFLQDLWPGLAMDGFVFRIGSKSYWQNLLCRHVEMDSILAATGSTELQSCEGKPQWAQVRPCRLGWREGQIASHVIGDGADLDVSVSAVRHDNGLRIYMAACPASFDGAAFLVLLGNLYFEVLYENGECYINAQRQWKAWLQEDYELRVTDTRRGGLEFTLNIPWPIVLSVTSGRMIPGLLGARTWPTTSTARSGHLFGIRIKL
- a CDS encoding sodium:solute symporter family protein; this encodes MHPLDHTALALYFLLMIGIGVWSKRKVATTRDFYVAGGRMPWWLLGISHHMSGYSAVVFTAFAGVAYAYGITIYIWWAFGIAFGTFLGALFIAPRWARLRQRYGFESPLEYLAQRYGKPTQQTLAWAGTALNLVSNATKFAGMGIVLSVLSGIPLPWAIVICGAIGIFYSAIGGMWADVATDLTQFVVQFVAGVALLVVVLGELGGLSAIVGIWDRLPADRTNPFPDEYPLSYVLPYLVINFLSYSGGTWNLAQRFMSSPQGSEARKAAFLSSVIYLLWPLVLFFPMWAAPLLLPDVENPNEVYALMAREYLPAGLVGLVLASVFAHTMAMTTSESNAISSVITRDVLPALSPRLATANPRVRLLAARLVTVGFSVSTVLIALNADRFGGVLTLILEWFGGLVGPMAIPMLFGMLPLFRRAGQVSAFLSIGGGLATFVVVKYALELSTAQITTYPVLVSLVLYGAAGLVGLLTRRERVEPVDSILEALSADEPSRPEATTPAKV